From Lentisphaera araneosa HTCC2155, the proteins below share one genomic window:
- a CDS encoding RNA polymerase sigma factor: MTDWNTRQTLLLRAKNHDDESAWEEFVYYYRPYLYVIARRMNLNHHDAEEISQNVLIKLWDKMPDFDYSQQKGRFRGWLCTVTGNTVKNFLKSQQARLKRYEKVKRQEVEGYLNGVSLPEIETIAESEWRTYIANLAWKNVKDDLHANARDAFMMFREGKKVAEIAETVGVTEGSAYVYKKRVEQVLFKEIKRLEEEIS, translated from the coding sequence ATGACTGACTGGAATACCCGACAGACCCTTCTCTTACGTGCGAAAAATCACGATGATGAATCCGCTTGGGAAGAGTTTGTCTATTACTACCGTCCCTACCTCTACGTTATTGCCCGACGCATGAACCTCAATCATCACGATGCCGAAGAAATCAGTCAGAATGTTTTGATCAAACTCTGGGATAAGATGCCTGACTTTGATTATAGTCAGCAGAAGGGACGTTTTCGCGGTTGGCTCTGTACGGTCACGGGCAATACGGTAAAAAACTTCCTTAAATCACAGCAAGCCCGCCTCAAGCGCTACGAAAAAGTGAAACGTCAGGAAGTCGAAGGCTACCTCAATGGCGTCAGCCTGCCAGAGATCGAAACAATTGCCGAGAGCGAATGGCGTACTTACATTGCCAACCTCGCATGGAAGAATGTTAAAGACGACCTCCATGCCAATGCTCGCGATGCCTTCATGATGTTCCGCGAAGGCAAAAAAGTTGCGGAGATCGCAGAAACCGTCGGCGTCACAGAAGGCTCCGCCTACGTCTACAAAAAGCGCGTCGAACAAGTCCTCTTCAAAGAAATCAAACGCCTCGAAGAAGAGATTTCTTAA
- a CDS encoding right-handed parallel beta-helix repeat-containing protein → MNKKWRLLSSLSLMGLIASCNQAQDATHASINKSTELHQAIVLPQFSGQTYFISAQGDDQNSGSIDAPLKSINALAKRLKPGDGVYIRAGRYSEVIDISGLEGQQDKPISLVAYPGEEVIFDGSVLIEQEWQADDKGIFSTTLDRDITQLFINDEMAITARWPNASFENDSVFDMEATWRHQGKESTFGTMVDARPKGLEEGVNQQTLAQTGIDFTGAVAVLNINAWMSYAQHVAKHQAGSDQFTYDTTTMKGNLNMLNNDKFFAHKKKLGHYYLEGLMALDAEKEWYFTPEDKKLYLKPQAGQKPQDLKIRAKVQDFNLLIKKSQHLKIQGIQFFASTLNIANCANMTVDDCHFKYPSFNKFVLGEFGKNQYTKIENSMSTEMEPSNNRVSNCVFEYADGPALKMTGYKNIVENNLFHHIDFTCIGGGDGGTIEMGKGRHTTFRYNTVHTAGNSEGYRSGPADIVEYNYLHNMSLLQHDGSAINCGVYAIKDVKVSHNWIHGLRSKAAIRFDTSSMFTAFVNWGEGGTVNHNVAWNSAGLKLKGDRHQVYNNLSFDAFSAGKTDIALPCAPLMGGYNRYSTVKNNLAGAINGHFVVSRGIPLFCKSENNLETDPRSVLRDPSNLDFRPIKTLANVGPYDSTSENYWIPGYKHTKASMPIPALNAKNVKADAELMWRPAREYEAFDIYFSADKFAVEKGDAAAFRGQQSRNIFTPGKLDPQKTYYWRVDVFNKGKQIKGELWSFGGVEEVKYYDYDYPEKPIPMAKDYQLPASIQNSSLTSESKQAVLGLYKRFWWDENLNWYKELKAEKAKLKPGKRGYDKVQKRLQDFYKMEQEFILEEASQKLNQQEVEILKQSLSTSLAKKREKQALITGIQ, encoded by the coding sequence ATGAATAAAAAATGGCGCTTACTCAGCTCTCTGAGCCTCATGGGACTCATTGCTTCCTGTAATCAAGCTCAAGATGCTACACATGCGAGTATAAATAAATCTACTGAACTGCATCAGGCAATTGTTTTGCCTCAATTCTCTGGACAAACTTATTTTATCTCTGCCCAGGGCGATGATCAGAATTCGGGAAGCATTGATGCTCCCTTAAAATCTATCAATGCTTTAGCGAAACGCTTAAAGCCCGGCGATGGCGTCTACATAAGAGCGGGACGTTATTCTGAAGTCATCGATATATCTGGCCTCGAGGGTCAGCAAGATAAACCTATCAGCCTCGTGGCTTATCCTGGTGAAGAAGTTATTTTCGATGGTTCAGTACTCATAGAACAAGAATGGCAAGCTGATGATAAAGGTATATTTAGCACCACACTTGATCGCGATATCACCCAACTCTTCATCAATGATGAAATGGCTATTACCGCACGTTGGCCCAACGCCTCTTTTGAAAACGATTCCGTCTTTGATATGGAAGCCACTTGGCGCCACCAAGGTAAAGAAAGTACTTTTGGCACCATGGTAGATGCTCGACCCAAAGGTCTAGAGGAGGGCGTCAATCAACAAACTTTAGCCCAAACGGGTATCGACTTCACTGGTGCTGTAGCCGTTCTCAATATCAATGCTTGGATGAGCTACGCTCAGCACGTTGCCAAACACCAAGCGGGAAGTGATCAATTCACTTACGATACCACGACCATGAAGGGCAACCTCAACATGCTCAATAACGACAAGTTCTTTGCTCACAAAAAGAAGCTGGGCCATTATTACCTCGAGGGACTCATGGCCCTAGATGCGGAGAAGGAATGGTACTTCACTCCAGAGGATAAGAAACTCTACCTCAAACCCCAAGCGGGACAAAAGCCTCAGGATTTAAAAATTCGCGCCAAAGTGCAGGATTTTAATTTGTTGATCAAAAAATCTCAGCACCTCAAGATTCAGGGTATTCAGTTTTTTGCTTCCACACTCAATATTGCGAACTGCGCCAATATGACTGTGGATGACTGTCATTTTAAGTACCCCTCATTCAATAAATTTGTCTTGGGTGAATTTGGCAAGAATCAGTACACCAAAATAGAGAACTCTATGTCGACGGAAATGGAACCCAGCAATAATCGTGTGAGCAATTGCGTCTTTGAATACGCTGATGGCCCAGCACTCAAGATGACGGGATACAAAAACATAGTTGAGAATAACCTCTTTCATCATATTGATTTCACGTGCATTGGTGGTGGAGATGGTGGCACCATAGAAATGGGCAAGGGACGTCACACAACTTTCCGCTACAACACGGTGCATACTGCGGGTAATTCCGAGGGCTACCGTTCGGGTCCTGCGGATATCGTTGAATACAATTACCTTCACAATATGAGCTTACTCCAACACGATGGCTCGGCAATCAACTGCGGTGTTTATGCTATTAAGGATGTAAAAGTCAGTCACAACTGGATTCATGGCCTGCGCAGTAAAGCCGCAATTCGATTCGATACTTCCAGTATGTTCACGGCTTTTGTCAATTGGGGCGAGGGCGGGACCGTCAATCACAACGTCGCTTGGAATTCAGCTGGTTTAAAACTCAAAGGTGATCGACACCAAGTTTATAATAATCTCTCCTTCGATGCTTTCTCTGCAGGCAAGACTGATATTGCGCTTCCCTGTGCGCCACTCATGGGCGGTTATAATCGTTATTCAACAGTGAAAAATAACCTCGCGGGAGCGATCAATGGTCACTTTGTCGTGAGCCGCGGTATTCCACTTTTCTGCAAGAGTGAAAATAACTTAGAGACCGACCCACGTTCTGTACTTCGCGATCCCAGCAATTTGGATTTTCGCCCGATCAAAACTTTAGCGAATGTGGGCCCCTATGATAGTACGAGTGAAAATTATTGGATCCCTGGTTACAAGCATACAAAAGCGAGTATGCCGATTCCCGCGCTCAATGCTAAAAATGTCAAAGCTGATGCTGAGTTAATGTGGCGCCCCGCACGTGAATACGAAGCCTTTGATATCTATTTTTCCGCCGACAAATTCGCAGTAGAGAAGGGCGATGCCGCGGCTTTCCGTGGTCAGCAAAGCCGTAATATTTTTACACCCGGAAAACTCGATCCTCAAAAGACTTATTACTGGCGTGTAGATGTATTTAACAAAGGCAAACAAATTAAGGGTGAGCTCTGGTCCTTTGGAGGTGTCGAAGAAGTAAAGTACTATGATTATGATTACCCCGAGAAACCGATCCCCATGGCTAAGGACTATCAGCTTCCAGCCAGTATCCAAAACTCAAGTTTAACGAGTGAATCAAAGCAAGCGGTCCTAGGTTTATACAAACGTTTTTGGTGGGATGAGAACCTCAATTGGTACAAAGAACTCAAAGCTGAAAAAGCCAAATTAAAACCCGGAAAAAGAGGCTACGACAAGGTCCAGAAACGCTTGCAGGATTTCTATAAGATGGAGCAAGAGTTCATTCTTGAAGAAGCGAGTCAGAAACTCAATCAGCAAGAAGTGGAAATTTTAAAGCAGTCCCTAAGCACGAGCCTCGCAAAGAAGCGTGAAAAGCAAGCTTTAATCACGGGAATTCAATAA
- a CDS encoding sulfatase-like hydrolase/transferase, translating into MTQFLKISLLLTLFANSLFAESAKPNILFILSDDQALETLSIMWELECQTPHLDSLAKEGILFTRAYNMGSWSGAVCMASRAMFNSGAFVNRANQTVRKQPQWAQIMKAAGYKTYMTGKWHVPGKTFKNPPFDITKNVRGGMPAQTEAGQNRPLHPQDYEQGWKPWDKQHGGFWEGGKHWTEVTADDAIEFLDDAKDIDQPFFMYVGFNAPHDPRQAPKEYVDMYPIDKISLPKNHLGLYPYRDQIGCGKQLRDAAIMPFPRNEYATKINRQEYFAATTHMDHNIGRVLKALKDSGKADNTYVIFTSDHGLAVGEHGLVGKQNMYEHSMRAPFIIVGPSIPKGQRNATSIYIQDAMATSLDLATIAKPEYVEFKSLLPLIEEKTKQHYPAIYGKYINYQRMILKDNWKLMVYPYAKKYRLYNLEKDPKEMHDLADKPEYKAVLDTLKSDLKKLQVSMGDEFDFENPPPIDYAALKKFKKKSH; encoded by the coding sequence ATGACTCAGTTTTTAAAAATATCACTTCTTCTTACACTCTTCGCGAATAGCCTTTTCGCGGAGAGTGCAAAACCTAATATTCTCTTTATTTTATCTGATGACCAGGCCTTAGAAACTTTGTCGATCATGTGGGAATTAGAATGTCAGACTCCCCACTTAGATAGCTTGGCAAAAGAGGGCATACTATTCACTAGAGCTTATAATATGGGTTCCTGGAGTGGTGCCGTTTGCATGGCGAGTCGTGCCATGTTTAACTCGGGTGCCTTTGTTAATCGCGCTAATCAGACTGTACGCAAGCAGCCTCAATGGGCTCAGATCATGAAAGCTGCGGGCTACAAAACTTACATGACTGGCAAATGGCATGTGCCAGGGAAAACATTTAAAAACCCTCCTTTTGACATCACAAAAAATGTACGTGGTGGAATGCCAGCTCAAACAGAAGCAGGGCAGAATCGTCCTCTCCATCCACAGGACTATGAACAAGGTTGGAAACCTTGGGATAAACAGCATGGCGGATTTTGGGAAGGTGGAAAACACTGGACAGAAGTTACCGCAGATGATGCGATAGAATTTTTGGATGATGCCAAAGACATTGATCAACCATTTTTCATGTACGTGGGTTTTAACGCACCCCACGATCCACGTCAGGCACCCAAAGAGTATGTGGATATGTATCCCATCGATAAGATCTCATTACCCAAAAACCATTTAGGTCTTTATCCCTACCGCGATCAAATTGGCTGTGGTAAGCAATTGCGCGACGCCGCTATTATGCCTTTCCCCCGCAATGAATACGCCACTAAAATTAACCGTCAGGAATACTTTGCGGCCACAACGCACATGGATCACAATATTGGCCGTGTACTCAAGGCACTTAAAGATTCTGGAAAAGCTGACAATACTTATGTCATTTTCACTTCCGATCACGGCTTAGCTGTAGGGGAACACGGTTTAGTAGGTAAGCAAAATATGTATGAACATAGCATGCGTGCCCCCTTCATTATCGTGGGTCCCAGTATCCCTAAGGGTCAGCGCAATGCCACCTCTATTTACATTCAGGATGCCATGGCAACAAGTCTTGATTTAGCGACGATCGCCAAGCCAGAGTACGTGGAATTTAAAAGTCTGCTTCCCCTCATTGAGGAGAAAACCAAGCAGCATTATCCCGCTATTTATGGCAAGTACATCAATTATCAGCGCATGATCCTCAAAGATAATTGGAAGTTAATGGTTTATCCCTATGCCAAGAAATACCGCCTCTACAATTTGGAAAAGGATCCCAAAGAAATGCATGACCTCGCAGATAAGCCAGAATACAAAGCTGTATTAGATACTTTGAAGTCGGACCTCAAAAAACTGCAGGTCAGCATGGGAGATGAATTTGATTTCGAAAATCCGCCGCCCATTGATTACGCGGCCCTCAAAAAGTTTAAAAAGAAAAGTCATTAA
- a CDS encoding right-handed parallel beta-helix repeat-containing protein gives MKFIKSLVASTLLACAAQAADFYVSPQGKDANEGSLNAPFKSLEKARESIRKLKAQGIKEDHNVYLRAGTYKRDKTFVLGLEDSALDGFKNTYQAYKNESPVLSAGVNVVNWKKVSDYPTGTAEVAKGKIWVADMPTGLKDFKVLFDGDFRLERARCRGFQAPQQNFKKFATRNVALEADRPLLRRLEFPGDKIKNWENLSDVEAFFCGVPWTQNISTIEKLEGNVAWLKYEGNTPPSTTPKPYNPTRVENVIDVLDTPGEWCVNTQTRKIYYWPKSAQPSANIVAPALIELVKLEGKINYDGPVDQPVKNIHLKGLTFTHTDRYSWYDDHKGWGIQHDWDKFDYANAMLRFRGAENCSVSESRFTNGGSSAIRLDLHAQKITVKNNLIDRVGHMGILLCGYGPGTKDVNKNNKIENNLIDRCGEVIWHGHAIFVWQSGANHIANNHIRNVPRKAIGLCGVRGAIFEEGKEVDWDEASKTLRWNEIKEKEFKGDKIQDKTLPYLHTRDNIVENNYVYRARTKIGDGAALNVSGAGTGNIMRRNFLYMSLGNGLRCDDWQRGTTYTENLILAGGMVHKGNNDVTNNMFINTNIRFSLYPDQQPNPGSKVKNNIFYHTRAGIAPYTGRSSNTIKTPESCDLQSNVFFATNGLNKVEKHLETWKGKGQEKNSILADPLFAKPLDFNKEMTPADFKLAADSPALKSGFKPIDTSKIGLQAGFPEQYLAAIFPEKRGQLVSKNAKVTYSSLRNPNAKVSDVVNLVDEPSSGPIFESKPGEGAWFQLELKDSAKVNGLHIIANSKDRQNAMRGLTVWTSLDGKDWKEIWQADPYHIAMGREWHITPKVNTEAKYVKIGLKNTSELQMQKEDDRIKSMRAPALALKQVKVYAL, from the coding sequence ATGAAATTCATTAAGTCATTAGTCGCTTCGACTCTTTTGGCCTGTGCTGCTCAAGCAGCCGATTTTTACGTTTCCCCACAGGGAAAAGATGCTAACGAGGGATCACTAAATGCTCCCTTTAAGAGCTTGGAGAAAGCTCGAGAATCCATTAGAAAATTAAAAGCTCAAGGTATTAAAGAAGATCACAATGTCTACCTTCGAGCGGGAACATATAAAAGAGATAAGACTTTTGTTTTAGGACTCGAAGACAGTGCTTTAGATGGTTTTAAAAACACTTACCAGGCGTATAAAAATGAAAGCCCAGTGCTCAGCGCGGGTGTGAACGTAGTTAATTGGAAGAAAGTTAGTGATTATCCAACAGGAACTGCGGAAGTCGCAAAAGGCAAAATCTGGGTAGCCGATATGCCTACAGGCTTAAAAGATTTTAAAGTTCTCTTTGATGGCGATTTTAGGCTCGAACGAGCTCGTTGTCGTGGTTTTCAGGCTCCACAACAGAACTTCAAAAAATTTGCAACGCGAAATGTCGCCCTAGAAGCTGATCGTCCCTTATTACGACGCCTCGAATTCCCAGGAGATAAAATTAAGAACTGGGAAAACTTAAGCGATGTGGAAGCCTTTTTCTGTGGTGTTCCATGGACGCAAAATATTTCAACGATCGAAAAACTTGAGGGCAATGTAGCTTGGTTGAAATACGAAGGCAATACACCTCCATCAACTACGCCTAAACCCTACAACCCCACGCGAGTTGAGAATGTTATCGATGTATTGGATACTCCTGGTGAGTGGTGTGTGAATACCCAAACTAGAAAGATTTACTACTGGCCTAAATCGGCTCAGCCAAGTGCCAATATCGTAGCTCCAGCGCTCATCGAACTCGTGAAACTCGAAGGTAAAATTAATTATGATGGTCCAGTGGATCAACCCGTAAAAAATATTCACCTCAAAGGTTTAACATTTACCCACACAGATCGCTACTCTTGGTATGACGATCATAAAGGCTGGGGTATACAGCACGATTGGGATAAGTTTGATTATGCCAACGCCATGTTGCGCTTTCGTGGCGCGGAAAACTGCTCCGTAAGTGAGTCACGTTTCACCAATGGCGGCAGCTCAGCAATTCGCCTCGATCTTCACGCACAAAAGATCACAGTAAAGAATAATTTAATAGATCGTGTGGGCCACATGGGAATCTTACTCTGTGGTTATGGCCCAGGAACGAAAGACGTCAATAAAAATAATAAAATTGAAAACAATCTCATTGATCGTTGCGGCGAAGTGATTTGGCATGGTCACGCCATTTTTGTCTGGCAGAGTGGGGCGAATCATATTGCCAATAATCATATCCGCAATGTTCCTCGTAAAGCTATTGGGCTTTGCGGAGTTCGCGGCGCCATTTTCGAAGAAGGCAAAGAAGTCGACTGGGATGAAGCCAGTAAAACTTTGCGCTGGAATGAAATTAAAGAGAAAGAGTTTAAGGGGGATAAGATCCAGGACAAAACGCTTCCTTACCTTCACACAAGAGATAATATCGTTGAAAATAACTACGTTTATCGCGCGAGAACAAAAATTGGTGATGGCGCTGCACTCAATGTTTCGGGTGCAGGTACGGGTAACATCATGCGCCGTAACTTTCTCTATATGAGTTTAGGTAACGGTTTGCGTTGTGATGACTGGCAGCGTGGCACAACATATACAGAAAACCTCATCCTTGCGGGTGGAATGGTTCACAAAGGTAATAATGACGTCACAAATAATATGTTCATCAATACAAATATTCGTTTTAGCCTCTACCCAGACCAGCAACCTAACCCTGGCTCAAAAGTGAAAAACAATATTTTCTATCACACCAGAGCAGGCATCGCTCCTTATACGGGTCGATCATCGAATACAATCAAGACTCCAGAGTCTTGTGATTTACAGAGCAATGTATTTTTCGCGACCAATGGTTTAAATAAAGTTGAGAAGCATTTAGAAACGTGGAAGGGGAAAGGTCAGGAAAAAAATTCTATCTTAGCCGATCCACTATTTGCTAAGCCTTTAGATTTCAATAAAGAAATGACTCCTGCAGATTTTAAGTTAGCAGCGGATTCACCTGCATTAAAATCGGGCTTTAAGCCAATTGATACATCAAAAATCGGTTTGCAAGCAGGTTTTCCTGAACAATATCTAGCGGCTATTTTTCCTGAGAAACGCGGCCAACTCGTTTCGAAAAATGCTAAAGTCACTTATAGCTCACTAAGAAACCCAAATGCTAAAGTTTCTGATGTGGTCAACCTCGTTGACGAACCTTCAAGCGGTCCGATTTTCGAATCTAAACCAGGTGAAGGCGCTTGGTTTCAACTCGAGCTCAAAGATTCGGCTAAAGTTAACGGCCTTCATATCATTGCCAATTCAAAAGATCGTCAGAATGCCATGCGTGGCTTAACGGTTTGGACCAGCCTCGATGGTAAGGACTGGAAGGAAATTTGGCAGGCAGATCCTTATCATATTGCCATGGGTCGCGAATGGCATATTACACCCAAAGTGAACACTGAGGCTAAATATGTAAAAATTGGCTTGAAGAATACATCTGAATTGCAAATGCAAAAAGAGGATGATCGCATCAAATCTATGCGTGCACCTGCTTTAGCACTCAAGCAAGTTAAAGTGTACGCTCTATAA